One window of Candidatus Chlorobium masyuteum genomic DNA carries:
- a CDS encoding sigma-54-dependent transcriptional regulator, with the protein MQSLNVLIVDDEANIRKTLTVFMESRGHRVKAVSNSRDACAEAEQQVFDIAFVDIRLGTESGLDLERSLLNACPWIKIVVITAYSSIETAVEAMKRGASDYLAKPFTPDQLESITARLAEVCAMEMRIASLQEDLNRMHPEVYFTSRYPSMQRAIELSRQVALSDALVLLRGPSGTGKTVLARSIHNWSQRKEEPFGVVSCPSLSTELLESELFGHVKGSFPGAVRDKPGRVTLCEGGTLFLDEIGDLPLSIQPKLLRFIQDREYERIGEPQTRKADVRIIAATNTDLDLAVREGEFREDLFYRLNGIQIDLPPLADRPNDVEQLALNMLQFFAAQNLKNFDGFTEQARTSLRTYSWPGNIRELRNVMERAVILGKNGQIGIELLPDSIVAKTHPVSLGDPITLDVIEETHIRRILASSKSLQEAADTLGIDQATLWRKRKQYGI; encoded by the coding sequence ATGCAATCGCTCAATGTCCTGATTGTCGATGATGAAGCCAATATCCGGAAAACCCTGACGGTTTTCATGGAGTCACGCGGCCATCGTGTAAAGGCGGTCAGTAATTCAAGGGATGCATGTGCTGAGGCTGAACAGCAGGTTTTTGATATTGCCTTTGTTGATATCCGGTTGGGTACTGAAAGCGGTCTTGACCTGGAGCGCTCACTCCTGAATGCATGTCCATGGATCAAAATAGTCGTCATCACAGCCTATTCCTCGATAGAGACGGCCGTTGAGGCAATGAAACGCGGAGCTTCGGACTATCTTGCCAAGCCTTTCACTCCCGACCAGCTTGAATCGATCACCGCACGTCTTGCCGAAGTATGTGCTATGGAGATGCGTATTGCCTCATTACAGGAAGACTTGAACCGTATGCATCCGGAGGTCTATTTCACCTCCCGGTACCCTTCAATGCAGCGAGCCATAGAGCTTTCCCGTCAGGTTGCCCTCTCAGACGCGCTTGTGCTTTTGCGGGGTCCGAGCGGAACAGGTAAAACTGTACTTGCCCGTTCAATTCACAACTGGAGCCAGAGAAAGGAGGAGCCATTCGGGGTTGTTTCCTGTCCATCGTTGAGCACAGAACTGCTCGAAAGCGAGCTTTTCGGCCACGTCAAAGGTTCGTTTCCCGGAGCAGTCAGGGATAAACCCGGAAGAGTAACCTTATGCGAAGGGGGCACGCTCTTTCTTGATGAGATCGGTGATCTTCCTCTCTCCATTCAGCCAAAACTGCTCCGCTTTATCCAGGATCGTGAATATGAGCGAATCGGAGAGCCTCAGACACGCAAAGCCGACGTCCGTATTATTGCCGCAACCAATACTGATCTTGATCTTGCAGTCAGGGAAGGGGAGTTCCGTGAAGACCTTTTCTACCGCCTTAACGGCATCCAGATCGATCTGCCACCTCTTGCAGACAGACCCAATGATGTTGAACAGCTTGCCTTGAATATGCTGCAATTCTTTGCCGCCCAGAATCTGAAAAATTTTGATGGATTCACCGAACAGGCACGAACTTCACTAAGAACGTATTCATGGCCGGGCAATATCCGGGAGTTGCGCAATGTGATGGAGCGTGCTGTTATTCTTGGTAAAAACGGTCAGATCGGTATTGAACTTCTTCCGGACTCCATTGTCGCCAAAACGCATCCGGTTAGTCTTGGTGATCCCATAACCCTCGATGTGATAGAAGAGACCCATATCCGTCGAA
- a CDS encoding PTS sugar transporter subunit IIA, translated as MEESRAESFLRLIKQSQRGRLRIYLGYCAGVGKTYQMLLEARRLQQQGIDVVVGIVETHGRKETEALLENLEIIPRKALTYRGIEITEMDIDSIIKRRPAVVLVDELAHTNVPGSRNAKRYQDVEEIIGTGIHVVSTLNIQHLESLYETVEQATGVKVKERIPDRIALQADQLVNVDIATDDLLQRLKEGKVYLAGKAESALTNFFKEENLEQLRELTLREVAAQIDSSRRSPLQDEPSSSPDQVMVCLSSRSENSEALLRYASRIAGRLNRNWYAVYVQSLSESPEMIDAGIQRRLTNTLALAQQLGATVFIYKGNDIVSTILQFAKEYRVGHIVVGNSGERLSLLQRLTGKRPMIKRLIEESHGITIVVPDIRHPDERRKKLRSSKYLTDIRANLMGKPKESDDREVTIIHSNIMLWNEVLEKESAIRRLLDTLCVTHSDIPFDYAWRALLEREKQGATFIGEEIAIPHARLEGINETVLAIGVSKLGICDPDSQNTATIMFLMLSPVNRPDSHIKLLGMISKMAGDSQWRAAMHSAKSEIEVTQILRHWIAGQKKR; from the coding sequence ATGGAAGAGAGCAGAGCGGAGAGTTTTCTCCGGTTGATAAAGCAATCACAGCGAGGTCGCCTGAGGATATACCTCGGCTACTGCGCCGGCGTCGGGAAAACATACCAGATGCTGCTCGAAGCACGGCGTCTTCAGCAACAGGGAATTGATGTCGTTGTGGGTATTGTCGAAACGCACGGCAGAAAAGAGACAGAAGCTTTGCTTGAAAACCTTGAAATCATACCCCGCAAAGCGCTGACCTATCGCGGTATTGAAATCACCGAAATGGATATTGATTCCATTATCAAGCGTCGTCCTGCGGTGGTACTGGTCGATGAGCTCGCGCATACCAATGTGCCGGGCTCCAGGAACGCAAAGCGGTATCAGGATGTAGAGGAGATTATCGGAACAGGCATTCATGTGGTTTCGACTCTCAACATTCAGCATCTTGAAAGCCTTTATGAAACCGTTGAGCAGGCAACCGGTGTAAAGGTAAAGGAGCGCATTCCCGACCGGATCGCTCTGCAGGCTGATCAACTGGTCAACGTCGATATTGCCACCGATGACCTGCTGCAGCGGCTTAAAGAGGGCAAGGTCTATCTTGCCGGCAAGGCGGAATCGGCACTTACCAATTTTTTCAAAGAGGAAAACCTTGAGCAGTTGAGAGAGCTGACGCTTCGCGAAGTGGCTGCCCAAATCGACTCAAGCCGTAGAAGTCCCCTGCAGGATGAGCCCTCGTCAAGCCCGGATCAGGTTATGGTCTGCCTGAGCTCAAGATCGGAAAACAGTGAGGCGTTGCTGCGTTATGCCTCAAGAATAGCTGGCCGCCTGAATCGCAACTGGTACGCCGTCTATGTGCAAAGCCTTTCGGAAAGCCCTGAAATGATCGATGCCGGCATTCAGCGCAGGCTCACCAATACGCTTGCCCTTGCCCAGCAGCTTGGTGCGACTGTTTTTATTTACAAGGGCAACGATATTGTGTCAACCATCCTTCAATTTGCAAAGGAGTACCGGGTCGGTCACATTGTGGTCGGTAATTCGGGGGAACGGCTCTCCCTGTTGCAGCGCCTGACAGGCAAACGTCCGATGATCAAACGACTGATAGAGGAGAGTCATGGTATTACGATTGTTGTGCCCGATATCCGCCACCCGGATGAACGCCGAAAAAAGCTTCGTTCCTCGAAATACCTCACTGATATTCGTGCAAATCTGATGGGCAAGCCAAAGGAGAGTGATGACCGTGAGGTAACGATTATTCATTCCAATATCATGCTCTGGAACGAAGTTCTCGAAAAGGAGTCAGCAATCCGTCGATTGCTCGATACACTTTGCGTGACACACTCCGACATTCCGTTCGATTATGCATGGAGAGCACTCCTCGAACGGGAAAAACAGGGTGCAACCTTTATTGGCGAAGAGATTGCCATTCCCCATGCCCGGCTCGAAGGAATCAACGAAACCGTCCTTGCGATCGGGGTAAGCAAGCTCGGGATTTGCGATCCGGATTCACAGAATACAGCAACAATCATGTTTCTCATGCTCTCTCCCGTCAATCGTCCGGACAGCCATATCAAGCTTCTCGGGATGATCAGTAAAATGGCAGGCGACAGCCAGTGGCGGGCAGCCATGCACAGTGCGAAATCGGAAATCGAAGTTACGCAGATTCTCCGGCATTGGATTGCAGGTCAGAAAAAGAGATAA
- a CDS encoding potassium-transporting ATPase subunit C — protein sequence MKITFMEDTGADFAASLRIVLATIVLCGGLYPLCIFTFARIATPGSASGSLLRDRSGMVVGSRLIAQPFTRPGYFWPRPSAVKYNAEGAGGSNLSPAGPEVRQRAVQTVADYGADANRPLPADLAAASGSGLDPFITLRAALFQAPRVAAARGMTLAGVETVIRRQTTGQQIFSSGEGLVNVLVLNMELDAVKKNSSASRQ from the coding sequence ATGAAAATTACATTTATGGAGGATACAGGAGCTGATTTTGCAGCATCGCTCAGAATCGTACTTGCGACTATTGTGCTCTGCGGCGGTCTCTATCCGCTCTGCATCTTCACCTTTGCACGCATTGCAACCCCCGGGAGCGCTTCCGGTTCGCTGCTTCGGGACCGGTCAGGGATGGTTGTCGGCAGCAGGTTGATCGCCCAGCCGTTTACACGCCCAGGCTATTTCTGGCCAAGACCTTCGGCGGTCAAGTACAATGCTGAAGGTGCCGGAGGAAGCAATCTCTCGCCAGCAGGCCCTGAAGTACGGCAGCGTGCCGTGCAAACAGTCGCGGATTATGGTGCTGACGCCAACAGGCCTCTTCCTGCTGACCTTGCTGCAGCATCCGGCAGCGGACTTGACCCCTTCATTACGCTTCGTGCTGCGCTGTTTCAGGCTCCAAGGGTTGCCGCAGCAAGAGGGATGACGCTCGCTGGAGTTGAAACGGTGATTCGCCGCCAAACAACCGGCCAACAGATCTTCTCGTCCGGAGAGGGGCTTGTCAATGTTTTGGTATTGAATATGGAACTCGATGCCGTAAAGAAAAACAGTAGTGCATCTCGACAATAA
- the kdpB gene encoding potassium-transporting ATPase subunit KdpB has product MMNNLQSSNTASIQGESLPGKTERRRSRNASIFEGSMVRAAIVHSFRMLNPVVMAKNPVMFITEIGAVLTTAITLYDALTGKGGLIYNLAVLLVLWLTVLFSNFAESLAEARGKAQADSLKRTRQNTIANRLRDGKVTQVNSDDLQEGDLVVVSVGELIPGDGEVDEGVAMVDESAITGESAPVVREAGGDRSGVVGGTRVLSDQIVVKITVSAGNSFLDRMIALVEGAVRQKTPNELALTVTLAGLTLAFLMVTGTLWPIGRYFGINLSVPTLVALLVCLIPTTIGALLSAIGLAGMDRALSANVLAKSGKAVELAGDIDTLLLDKTGTITMGNRQATSFIPLNGVDSRDLARVAMEASFGDQTPEGRSIVTLGVTILGEQAPAEQAGAEVIAFSAQTRLSGMDMADGRQLRKGAGDAVQQYIKDQAGTIPGELQEIIDVVARKGMTPLVVADGNKALGVVELSDVLKPGITDRFRRLRSMGLRVVMVTGDNPLTAAEIARQSGVDDYIAEAKPEDKLQYIRKEQQAGRLVAMMGDGTNDAPALAQADIGVAMNSGTQAAKEAGNMVDLDSDPTKLIEIIEIGKQLLMTRGALTTFSIANDVAKYFAIIPAMFLLAIPGLRVLNIMQLATPGSAILSALIFNAIIIPMLIPIAIRGVKYRPLGAEALLRNNLLVYGVGGVLVPFVGIKLIDMILSITGLF; this is encoded by the coding sequence ATGATGAATAACCTTCAGAGCAGTAACACTGCGAGCATACAAGGAGAGAGCCTTCCGGGTAAAACAGAACGGAGGAGATCACGCAACGCCTCGATATTCGAAGGCTCTATGGTCAGAGCCGCAATTGTGCACTCTTTCAGGATGCTCAATCCGGTGGTCATGGCCAAAAACCCTGTCATGTTCATTACCGAAATCGGAGCCGTACTGACAACGGCAATTACACTCTACGACGCATTGACGGGAAAGGGTGGTTTGATCTACAATCTTGCCGTTTTGCTGGTTCTCTGGCTGACCGTCCTCTTTTCAAATTTTGCGGAGTCGCTTGCCGAGGCTCGCGGAAAGGCGCAGGCTGACAGTCTGAAGCGCACCCGGCAGAACACCATTGCCAACAGGCTTCGTGACGGCAAGGTGACGCAAGTCAATTCGGATGACCTTCAGGAAGGTGATCTGGTTGTTGTTTCTGTCGGCGAACTCATTCCCGGTGACGGTGAGGTGGATGAAGGCGTGGCGATGGTCGACGAATCGGCCATCACCGGTGAATCGGCACCTGTAGTAAGAGAGGCCGGAGGAGACCGCTCCGGTGTTGTCGGTGGCACAAGGGTTCTCTCTGACCAGATTGTGGTGAAGATCACTGTTTCGGCAGGCAACTCTTTTCTTGACCGTATGATAGCGCTCGTCGAGGGGGCTGTGCGGCAGAAGACTCCGAATGAACTCGCCCTGACGGTTACGCTTGCCGGATTGACCCTCGCATTCCTGATGGTGACGGGTACGCTCTGGCCAATCGGCAGATATTTCGGCATCAACCTTTCAGTGCCCACCCTTGTGGCCCTGCTTGTCTGCCTTATTCCGACAACCATAGGCGCACTGCTTTCTGCCATCGGGCTTGCAGGCATGGACCGGGCCCTTTCGGCCAATGTGCTTGCCAAAAGCGGAAAGGCCGTTGAGCTTGCCGGAGATATCGACACCCTGCTTCTTGACAAGACAGGGACTATCACGATGGGTAATCGCCAGGCTACCAGCTTCATTCCACTGAACGGAGTCGACAGTCGAGATCTTGCCAGAGTGGCCATGGAGGCCTCGTTCGGTGACCAGACTCCTGAAGGGCGATCCATAGTCACACTTGGAGTAACAATCCTTGGAGAGCAGGCCCCCGCTGAACAGGCAGGAGCTGAAGTGATCGCCTTTTCGGCCCAGACCCGACTGAGCGGAATGGATATGGCCGACGGGCGGCAGTTGCGCAAAGGGGCTGGAGATGCGGTTCAACAATACATCAAAGATCAGGCTGGAACGATTCCGGGTGAGCTTCAGGAAATAATTGATGTTGTTGCCCGTAAAGGAATGACTCCGCTTGTAGTCGCCGATGGCAACAAGGCGCTCGGGGTAGTAGAGCTCTCAGACGTGCTCAAACCGGGAATCACCGACCGGTTCAGACGGTTGCGCTCAATGGGACTGCGGGTTGTGATGGTAACCGGTGATAATCCGCTGACTGCAGCTGAAATCGCACGGCAGTCGGGAGTGGACGACTATATAGCTGAAGCGAAACCTGAGGACAAACTGCAGTATATCCGGAAGGAGCAGCAGGCGGGAAGGCTGGTTGCCATGATGGGTGACGGCACCAACGATGCTCCAGCCCTGGCGCAAGCGGATATAGGGGTTGCCATGAATTCGGGTACACAGGCGGCCAAGGAGGCGGGAAACATGGTCGACCTCGACAGTGATCCGACCAAGCTTATCGAAATTATCGAGATCGGCAAGCAGCTTTTGATGACCCGCGGAGCACTGACCACCTTTTCCATCGCCAACGATGTCGCAAAATATTTTGCCATCATTCCGGCCATGTTCCTGCTTGCAATACCCGGACTTCGCGTGCTGAACATCATGCAACTCGCAACACCGGGCAGCGCCATACTTTCAGCGCTGATATTTAATGCGATCATTATCCCCATGCTCATTCCGATTGCCATCAGGGGGGTCAAATACCGTCCACTCGGGGCTGAAGCGCTGTTGCGGAACAATTTGCTCGTTTATGGTGTCGGCGGTGTTCTGGTGCCTTTTGTCGGCATCAAGCTTATCGACATGATTTTATCAATCACCGGTTTATTCTGA
- the kdpA gene encoding potassium-transporting ATPase subunit KdpA: MQIVMLLLFIAVPVLLSWPLGRFMTAVMNPPEKSSDGLLAILLRKTGGRMLDREQEWKGYLLSMLTFNAIMFGAVVLMLALQHLLPLNPDGKGALEASLIFNTAASFVTNTNLQHYSGEVSMSYFSQLFALTWLQFVSAATGIACLTALARSFAGNTLIGNFYRDLLRSTLFILLPLSVIVALLLVAGGVPMTFEGSAAARTLEGSMQTIARGPVAAMVAIKQLGTNGGGFFGPNSTHPFENPSFLTNYIECTSIPLIAMATVWMFGRITGRMRHAAVIFSVMLLLLILKSGIALNLESAPAMAFSGLPIESVSNLEGKELRFGPGTAAIWAAVTTATSNGSVNCMHDSLNPLTGLIPLAGMWLNVIFGGVGVGFINMFIFIIVGVFICGMMVGRTPEYCARKVETHEMKLALLALLVHPLLILVGTAVFASTSWGAGSVLNKGAHGFTEILYEFSSAAANNGSGFEGLGDNTVPWNVATGLVMLLGRFIPIILPLAIAGSMAAKKPVPETIGTLRIDTPLFAVVILGSVLLIGALLFMPVAVLGPVADYLSTTVQ, from the coding sequence ATGCAAATAGTGATGCTTTTGCTTTTTATTGCCGTGCCTGTTCTGCTTTCATGGCCGCTGGGCCGGTTCATGACAGCAGTCATGAATCCTCCGGAAAAATCCAGTGATGGTTTGCTGGCAATTCTTTTGAGAAAAACCGGAGGAAGGATGCTTGACAGGGAACAGGAGTGGAAAGGATATCTGCTCTCCATGCTGACCTTCAATGCCATCATGTTCGGAGCCGTTGTCCTCATGCTCGCTCTTCAGCATTTGCTTCCACTCAATCCGGACGGCAAGGGGGCTCTGGAAGCCAGTCTGATTTTCAATACGGCAGCTTCTTTCGTGACCAACACCAACCTGCAGCACTACTCAGGAGAGGTTTCGATGAGCTATTTCTCCCAGCTTTTTGCTCTGACGTGGCTACAGTTTGTTTCGGCGGCAACAGGCATTGCCTGCCTTACCGCTTTGGCCAGGTCTTTTGCCGGAAACACGCTTATTGGTAACTTTTACCGCGATCTGCTCCGTTCAACCCTGTTCATTCTTCTGCCGCTTTCGGTTATTGTCGCACTTTTGCTTGTTGCCGGAGGAGTGCCCATGACCTTTGAAGGGTCGGCAGCAGCACGAACTCTGGAAGGGTCGATGCAGACTATAGCACGGGGACCGGTGGCGGCCATGGTGGCCATTAAACAGCTCGGTACGAACGGCGGAGGATTTTTTGGACCTAATTCCACACACCCTTTCGAAAACCCGTCATTTCTGACCAATTATATCGAATGTACGAGCATTCCTCTGATTGCTATGGCAACGGTATGGATGTTTGGACGCATAACCGGGCGGATGCGTCATGCCGCAGTGATATTTTCCGTGATGCTGCTGCTGCTGATCCTGAAATCGGGCATCGCGCTCAATCTGGAGAGCGCTCCTGCCATGGCTTTCAGTGGATTACCCATTGAGAGCGTATCGAATCTCGAAGGCAAGGAGCTGCGTTTCGGGCCTGGGACAGCCGCAATTTGGGCTGCCGTCACAACGGCGACCAGCAACGGTTCGGTCAACTGCATGCACGACAGTCTCAACCCGCTGACCGGTCTGATACCGCTTGCAGGAATGTGGCTGAATGTGATTTTCGGTGGAGTGGGAGTCGGATTCATCAATATGTTCATTTTTATCATCGTCGGCGTCTTTATCTGCGGCATGATGGTCGGCCGGACTCCCGAATACTGCGCCAGAAAGGTGGAAACCCATGAAATGAAGCTCGCACTGCTCGCGCTGCTGGTCCATCCACTGCTTATTCTTGTCGGAACGGCAGTTTTCGCCTCTACCTCATGGGGAGCGGGCAGTGTGCTCAACAAGGGCGCTCACGGATTCACTGAAATTCTCTATGAGTTCAGTTCAGCAGCAGCCAATAACGGCTCAGGATTTGAAGGGCTCGGTGATAATACCGTGCCTTGGAATGTGGCTACCGGTCTGGTGATGCTGCTTGGCCGTTTTATTCCCATCATTCTGCCTCTGGCGATCGCCGGTTCCATGGCGGCCAAGAAACCTGTTCCGGAAACCATTGGTACGCTTCGCATTGATACGCCGCTTTTCGCCGTCGTCATTCTCGGCAGCGTACTTCTGATCGGAGCACTGCTCTTTATGCCTGTCGCCGTACTTGGGCCGGTGGCCGATTACCTTTCGACAACTGTTCAATAA